One genomic window of Echinimonas agarilytica includes the following:
- the glgX gene encoding glycogen debranching protein GlgX → MTQRLNVGQSYPIGAHQLDGGVNFSLYSQHATAVELLLFEHVDDSNPHIVMLDPGRNRSGNYWHVWLRDIQPGQLYGYRVYGYHQPENGRWFDPSKVLLDPYAQCVARSTHYDRALACEYGADNVGKSFLGVVVDHRGFDWGETQRIGRPLAETIIYEMHVKGFTAHPNSGVSEERRGTYLGVIDKIPYLKDLGVTAVELMPVQQFDPQDVPPNSPNNYWGYSPINFFAPHSDYAVDKSPLGAINEFRQMVKALHEADIEVYLDVVFNHTAEGGDGGPNLSFKGIDTDTYYILSEHNEFTNYSGCGNTFNANHSIARRVIRHALRYWVQQMHVDGFRFDLASVLARDENGQPMASPPILWSIDTDPVLAKTKIIAEAWDAAGLYQVGSFIGDRWQEWNGKYRDDVRAFWKGDRERVSDFANRMIGSPDIYMKRNSVPHRSINFITAHDGFTLNDLVSYNDKHNEANGESNRDGDNHNLSWNCGAEGPTDDLYINRLRMRQMKNFMATLMCSLGTPMLSMGDEVGRTQGGNNNAYCQDNEISWFDWSKVEENADLLRFTQHLILMRRTNAGLSRQLNQSLADMLDQSNIEWHGTRCNQPDWSGSSHTIACKIKAPHSQETLYFAVNAYHEPLDFELPELEEAHWYRMVDTGLESPDDFSDLGLAPALTVNRYQLAERSMILLWARHGSERR, encoded by the coding sequence ATGACGCAACGTTTAAATGTTGGACAAAGTTACCCCATTGGCGCCCATCAGCTCGATGGAGGCGTAAATTTCAGTCTATATAGCCAGCATGCAACGGCAGTTGAATTACTACTGTTTGAACATGTGGATGACAGTAATCCACATATCGTCATGCTCGACCCGGGCCGAAATCGAAGTGGCAATTATTGGCATGTATGGCTCAGAGATATTCAGCCCGGCCAGCTCTATGGTTATCGAGTCTATGGTTATCACCAGCCTGAAAATGGACGCTGGTTTGACCCCAGCAAAGTGTTGCTCGATCCGTATGCTCAGTGTGTGGCTAGGAGTACTCATTATGACCGAGCGTTGGCCTGTGAATACGGGGCCGACAATGTGGGTAAAAGCTTTTTAGGTGTTGTTGTTGATCACCGCGGGTTTGATTGGGGGGAAACCCAGCGTATTGGGAGACCTTTAGCTGAAACCATTATTTATGAAATGCATGTCAAAGGGTTTACCGCACACCCTAATTCAGGGGTGAGTGAGGAGCGCCGAGGCACTTACCTCGGCGTTATCGATAAAATTCCATACCTCAAAGATCTAGGGGTCACAGCGGTCGAACTGATGCCGGTGCAGCAATTTGATCCGCAAGATGTACCGCCTAATTCACCCAATAATTACTGGGGCTATAGTCCGATTAATTTCTTTGCCCCCCATTCTGATTATGCCGTCGATAAATCGCCGCTGGGAGCTATCAATGAATTTCGCCAAATGGTAAAGGCGCTGCATGAAGCTGATATTGAAGTGTATTTGGATGTGGTGTTTAACCACACGGCTGAAGGGGGCGATGGGGGTCCTAACTTAAGCTTTAAGGGCATAGATACTGACACCTATTACATTTTAAGTGAGCACAACGAGTTCACTAATTACAGCGGATGCGGTAATACCTTTAATGCCAACCACTCAATTGCACGACGCGTGATCCGGCATGCATTGCGGTATTGGGTGCAACAGATGCATGTAGACGGATTCCGGTTTGATTTGGCATCTGTGTTGGCCAGAGATGAGAATGGCCAACCGATGGCAAGCCCTCCTATCTTATGGTCGATTGATACTGACCCTGTACTCGCCAAAACTAAAATTATTGCGGAAGCTTGGGATGCGGCGGGCTTGTATCAAGTGGGCAGTTTCATTGGCGATCGCTGGCAAGAGTGGAATGGTAAATATCGAGATGATGTACGCGCTTTTTGGAAAGGTGACCGAGAGCGTGTGAGCGATTTTGCTAACCGCATGATTGGCAGCCCAGATATTTACATGAAGCGCAATTCAGTGCCGCATCGAAGCATTAACTTTATCACTGCTCATGATGGTTTCACGCTCAATGATTTAGTGAGTTATAACGACAAACATAATGAAGCCAATGGCGAATCGAATCGCGATGGTGACAACCACAACTTGAGTTGGAATTGCGGTGCAGAAGGGCCGACTGATGACCTATACATCAATCGACTTCGTATGCGGCAAATGAAGAACTTTATGGCCACTTTGATGTGTTCATTGGGCACTCCAATGTTGAGCATGGGCGATGAAGTGGGTCGTACGCAGGGTGGCAACAATAATGCCTATTGCCAAGATAATGAGATCAGTTGGTTTGACTGGTCGAAGGTGGAAGAAAATGCGGATTTACTGCGCTTTACGCAGCATTTAATTTTGATGCGACGCACCAATGCAGGCCTCAGCCGGCAGCTCAACCAATCGTTGGCTGACATGTTAGATCAATCTAATATTGAATGGCATGGTACGCGGTGCAATCAGCCAGATTGGTCGGGTTCATCGCATACCATTGCCTGCAAAATTAAGGCTCCACATTCACAAGAAACGTTGTATTTTGCGGTGAATGCTTATCATGAACCGCTTGACTTTGAGCTCCCAGAATTAGAAGAAGCTCATTGGTATCGAATGGTGGACACAGGACTCGAATCGCCCGATGATTTTTCTGATTTGGGGTTAGCTCCAGCGTTAACGGTGAACCGTTATCAACTGGCAGAGCGGAGTATGATTCTACTGTGGGCGCGCCATGGTTCTGAGAGGCGTTAA
- the glgC gene encoding glucose-1-phosphate adenylyltransferase yields the protein MSGILSMILAGGEGTRLSPLTGIRAKPAVPFGGNYRIIDFVLNNFVNSDLLQIFVLTQFKSHSLMKHLSRAWQVSGLTNRFIDPIPAQMQTGKHWYIGTADAVYQNIHLIRGVDPETVCIFGGDHIYKMDVRQMINFHDDKEAVLTVAAIPVHISEADQFGIIEVDEEGRMIGFAEKPNREDAKTIPGQPEMCLASMGNYVFEATTLMNSLEEDAAIEDSKHDFGHDIIPKLYPEGKVFVYDFSTNIIRGEPEYSRGYWRDVGTIDSYFEANMDLIKIQPPINLYNRHWPLRSYHPAVPPAKFVHDETNRTGQAISSMVAAGSIISGAIIYNSVIGHNVHIHSHSYIENCVIMGNNDIGEGCRIRRAIIDKDVKIAPGTVIGESPEADRKRFHVSPGGITVIPKGSEIGFD from the coding sequence ATGTCCGGAATCTTATCAATGATTTTGGCCGGTGGAGAGGGGACGCGCTTATCGCCTCTAACGGGTATCCGAGCAAAACCAGCAGTGCCGTTTGGGGGAAACTACCGAATTATTGATTTCGTTCTCAATAATTTCGTCAACTCAGATTTACTACAAATATTTGTACTGACTCAGTTCAAATCACATTCGCTGATGAAGCATCTATCGCGTGCATGGCAAGTTTCGGGATTAACTAATCGCTTTATCGATCCTATCCCGGCGCAAATGCAAACGGGTAAGCATTGGTATATCGGCACTGCTGATGCCGTCTATCAAAACATTCACCTGATTCGCGGTGTAGACCCAGAAACAGTGTGTATCTTCGGCGGTGACCACATCTACAAAATGGATGTGCGCCAAATGATTAATTTTCATGATGACAAAGAAGCCGTATTAACGGTTGCAGCTATTCCTGTGCATATCAGCGAAGCGGACCAATTTGGCATTATTGAAGTGGACGAAGAAGGACGCATGATTGGTTTTGCAGAAAAACCAAATCGTGAAGACGCCAAAACTATTCCTGGTCAGCCAGAGATGTGCTTAGCATCAATGGGGAACTATGTGTTTGAAGCCACAACACTGATGAATAGTCTTGAAGAAGATGCAGCGATTGAAGATTCAAAACACGATTTCGGTCATGACATCATTCCAAAACTTTACCCTGAAGGAAAAGTTTTCGTTTACGACTTTTCGACTAACATTATACGTGGTGAACCTGAATATAGCCGTGGTTACTGGCGTGATGTGGGTACGATAGACTCGTATTTTGAAGCGAACATGGATTTGATCAAAATCCAACCGCCTATCAATTTATACAATCGCCATTGGCCGCTGCGTAGTTACCATCCAGCTGTACCTCCTGCAAAGTTTGTTCATGATGAAACGAACCGCACAGGGCAAGCGATTTCATCAATGGTTGCAGCGGGCTCGATTATTAGTGGTGCGATTATTTACAACAGCGTCATTGGCCATAATGTTCATATTCATAGTCATTCTTATATTGAGAATTGCGTGATTATGGGGAACAACGATATTGGTGAAGGTTGTCGTATTCGCAGAGCGATTATTGATAAAGATGTCAAAATTGCTCCCGGTACAGTGATTGGAGAAAGTCCTGAGGCCGACCGTAAGCGATTCCATGTGTCACCCGGAGGAATTACTGTGATTCCGAAAGGGTCCGAAATCGGATTCGACTAA
- a CDS encoding endonuclease/exonuclease/phosphatase family protein, with protein sequence MTIALSLFAIGTLSLPWQIPEHKQVVDRQEQFVAGECLDGVEVVAASAHNVLESEFSVLSWNVYKQQRNNVIAELNQYATTTDLLLLQEVVSQSTLFSTLPVDQWHWVQARAFTVSQSVIGVASLSRYEAIGTCGFWRTEPWILFPKTALLTIYALPEGESLWVINIHAINFALGLEDYNAQLNDIVRVASTHHGPMIWAGDFNTWREGRQQALDEALSQLNLQPIAFRPDVRSEIFGYALDHVFYRKLNIVEAKSTASDASDHNPIWVNFTSQKNP encoded by the coding sequence ATGACGATTGCATTGTCTTTGTTCGCCATTGGAACTTTGAGTTTACCTTGGCAAATACCTGAACATAAACAAGTTGTAGATCGCCAAGAGCAATTTGTGGCGGGCGAATGCCTAGACGGTGTGGAGGTGGTTGCTGCAAGCGCACATAATGTACTTGAGTCTGAATTCTCAGTGTTGAGCTGGAATGTGTACAAGCAACAGCGAAATAATGTGATTGCTGAGTTGAACCAATATGCGACCACCACCGATTTGTTATTGCTGCAAGAGGTTGTGAGTCAGTCAACACTTTTTTCTACCCTCCCGGTCGACCAATGGCACTGGGTTCAAGCACGCGCCTTTACGGTGTCTCAATCTGTGATTGGAGTCGCCAGTTTAAGCCGATATGAAGCTATCGGAACGTGCGGTTTTTGGCGCACAGAGCCTTGGATTCTATTCCCTAAGACAGCGCTATTAACAATATATGCATTACCCGAAGGTGAATCTCTATGGGTGATTAATATTCATGCGATTAACTTCGCTTTAGGCTTGGAAGATTACAATGCACAACTGAATGATATTGTGCGCGTAGCATCTACCCATCATGGACCGATGATTTGGGCGGGTGATTTTAATACTTGGCGAGAAGGACGCCAACAGGCACTTGATGAAGCTCTGAGCCAATTAAACCTGCAACCAATAGCGTTCAGACCCGATGTTCGTAGTGAAATTTTTGGCTATGCATTGGATCATGTTTTCTATCGAAAGCTGAATATTGTTGAAGCCAAAAGCACCGCATCAGATGCGTCTGATCACAATCCAATATGGGTTAATTTTACAAGCCAAAAGAACCCTTGA
- a CDS encoding phospholipase D-like domain-containing protein, with amino-acid sequence MKSSSIIRIPRQWKSQHSDALSADQNTRIGQQITCCNLHEKPGAGMRLVSREDDAIAIRLQLIDQADRSLDMQYYKWLDDNGGSLILSHVIAAADRGVRVRLLIDDIHFDSDVNAQALDAHPNIEIRLFNPFESRRMTPLTRPLEWLRNDRVNHRMHNKLIVADNLVALCGGRNISDSYFGLSERITFRDLDLVVIGEVIQEMSDAFDSFWNSRWAVPVSLLVKVSLPERQRQRFQAMLRRFKRSRQYGKGAKLQELANHQISNFTENLIWAPAHIIYDKPSKVRNSQGKKPSRVHQFNLLLDALEQVNQSIHVITPYLIPTPGMLALLATYKLKGVKVSILTNSLASNDVVMAHGGYAHYRKQLLQCGVKLYELSPSARFNPPSIAPYSLHAKTLVLDGKAVFIGTHNADPRSIHLNTEMGILVDSIALSVQVLQVFDEHTTQGNSWRVFIRFGAIFWRRQHKGRTQLKRHEPETHWRRRWLAKMCGWLPIHKQL; translated from the coding sequence ATGAAGTCATCGAGTATTATCCGCATTCCTCGTCAATGGAAAAGTCAGCACTCTGATGCGCTGTCTGCGGATCAGAATACCCGAATCGGCCAACAAATCACTTGTTGTAATCTTCACGAAAAGCCAGGGGCTGGCATGCGCCTAGTTTCGCGCGAAGATGATGCCATTGCCATTCGTTTGCAATTAATCGACCAAGCCGACCGAAGCTTAGACATGCAATATTACAAATGGCTGGACGACAACGGTGGCTCACTGATTTTGTCGCATGTAATTGCCGCTGCCGATCGCGGGGTGCGAGTTCGTTTACTGATCGACGATATTCATTTCGATTCAGACGTGAACGCTCAAGCCTTGGATGCTCATCCTAACATTGAGATTCGTCTTTTTAACCCCTTTGAATCTCGCCGCATGACGCCCCTAACTCGGCCTTTGGAATGGCTCAGGAATGATCGCGTCAATCATCGTATGCACAATAAGCTCATTGTCGCTGACAACTTAGTGGCGCTATGTGGCGGCCGCAATATTTCTGATTCTTATTTTGGATTATCAGAGCGCATTACTTTTAGAGATTTAGATTTAGTCGTCATTGGCGAAGTCATTCAAGAAATGTCGGACGCATTCGACAGTTTTTGGAATAGCCGCTGGGCCGTCCCTGTATCGCTATTGGTAAAGGTCAGTCTACCCGAGCGCCAACGTCAACGATTCCAAGCCATGCTGCGTCGCTTTAAGCGCTCAAGGCAGTATGGCAAAGGCGCCAAGTTACAAGAGCTGGCCAATCACCAAATCTCTAACTTCACCGAAAATTTAATCTGGGCTCCGGCTCATATCATTTATGACAAGCCCAGTAAGGTTCGCAATAGCCAGGGTAAGAAGCCGTCGCGCGTGCACCAATTCAATCTATTGCTCGATGCGCTTGAGCAGGTGAATCAAAGCATTCACGTCATTACTCCCTACCTGATCCCCACGCCAGGTATGCTCGCTTTGCTCGCGACCTATAAATTAAAAGGCGTGAAGGTCAGCATTCTCACTAATTCGTTGGCCAGTAATGATGTGGTCATGGCTCATGGCGGTTATGCACATTATCGAAAGCAGCTGCTTCAATGTGGTGTTAAGCTATATGAATTGTCGCCATCAGCTCGGTTCAATCCGCCCAGCATTGCGCCATACAGTTTGCATGCAAAAACCTTGGTGCTAGATGGCAAGGCAGTATTTATTGGCACGCACAACGCCGATCCTCGCTCAATTCACTTGAACACTGAAATGGGCATACTGGTCGATAGCATCGCTTTGTCAGTTCAGGTGCTACAGGTATTTGATGAACACACGACTCAAGGCAACAGTTGGCGTGTATTTATTCGATTTGGTGCAATATTTTGGCGCAGGCAGCACAAAGGGCGCACGCAACTAAAACGACACGAACCAGAAACTCACTGGAGACGACGCTGGTTAGCCAAAATGTGCGGGTGGCTTCCCATTCATAAACAACTTTAG
- a CDS encoding methyl-accepting chemotaxis protein: MTSIGSRLFLSVLAAAIIASVISSFITQAFAFDGLMATVTSIVILSLLLWAAVSWSVSQFVTEPLSQALKRLSKKTYQGDPIQQLSQISQSNEEKMTQFSQQLQSLSNTVEMNAESMAAANDNTITVSNQQQRELLQLSDTIEQLNSTAEKVAETASDTSERTQHTREFADQGATIVISSMDTVNRLTEQIDTTAEKVQVLRDNSENISSVLTVIRSIAEQTNLLALNAAIEAARAGEQGRGFAVVADEVRSLAQKTQQSTEEIESIIAELQRAAGEANSAMHESQSAAQQTIETSAKVSDALEHIRANITTISEMNHQVAEQSSSQQNIAAEATGLVNSMQGLSETVARNVEVVSENSQQLATESAALKAHVNDLQP; the protein is encoded by the coding sequence ATGACTTCAATCGGGTCACGCTTGTTTCTTTCTGTGCTAGCAGCTGCAATTATTGCATCTGTGATCAGTTCATTTATTACACAAGCCTTTGCTTTTGATGGCTTAATGGCAACGGTCACGTCTATTGTCATTCTAAGCTTATTGTTGTGGGCGGCGGTCAGCTGGAGTGTGAGTCAATTTGTGACCGAACCTCTGAGCCAAGCTCTGAAGCGCTTAAGCAAAAAAACGTATCAAGGCGACCCGATTCAACAACTCAGCCAAATATCTCAGAGCAATGAAGAAAAAATGACTCAATTCAGCCAGCAATTGCAGTCATTGAGCAATACCGTTGAGATGAATGCAGAGTCGATGGCTGCTGCAAACGACAACACCATTACCGTGAGTAATCAACAACAACGTGAATTGCTCCAATTATCTGACACCATTGAGCAACTGAACTCAACGGCAGAAAAAGTAGCCGAAACAGCATCAGACACGAGTGAACGAACACAACATACCCGCGAGTTTGCCGATCAAGGCGCGACCATCGTTATTAGCTCAATGGACACGGTGAATCGTCTAACCGAACAAATTGATACCACAGCTGAAAAAGTTCAAGTCCTGCGCGACAACAGCGAAAACATTAGTTCAGTACTCACTGTGATTCGCTCCATTGCAGAACAAACAAACTTACTCGCGTTGAATGCTGCAATTGAAGCCGCGCGCGCCGGTGAACAAGGCCGAGGATTTGCCGTGGTTGCCGACGAAGTTCGTTCTTTGGCACAGAAAACGCAACAGTCCACCGAAGAAATTGAATCCATCATTGCCGAACTGCAGCGTGCCGCAGGTGAAGCCAACTCAGCGATGCATGAAAGCCAATCAGCCGCGCAGCAAACCATTGAGACATCCGCGAAAGTCAGTGATGCTTTGGAGCATATTCGCGCTAACATCACCACCATTAGCGAGATGAACCATCAAGTTGCAGAACAATCATCATCGCAACAAAACATAGCCGCCGAAGCCACAGGCCTTGTGAATTCAATGCAAGGATTGTCGGAAACAGTGGCCCGAAACGTTGAAGTTGTGAGCGAAAACAGCCAGCAATTGGCAACCGAAAGTGCAGCTCTCAAAGCTCACGTCAACGATTTACAGCCTTAA
- a CDS encoding pseudouridine synthase, translating to MAIVELHLPIESPNNQQSSVVQLLAHHCELSNADIKQAVSKGALWLERTGRVKRLRRMKPVLRAQDTLHFYYNSDVLAQTVTPAVLIEDFKEYSLWYKPYGVLSQGSKWSDHCTIHRFVEQYFDHQRSCFIVHRLDRAASGLIIIAHSKNATRAFGKLFEQHDLLKRYSIAVFGNARALDSLIVTQEIDNKPAKSTLSFVEYDAQLDSSLVCVDIDTGRKHQIRKHAAFAGFPVIGDRLHGIEAQTSEHQAISPLHRQLQYQNNLQLCAVELAFICPITGIPRHIKLPAAHSISLAKISS from the coding sequence ATGGCAATTGTTGAACTCCACCTTCCTATTGAAAGCCCAAATAATCAGCAATCTTCCGTGGTTCAGCTTCTCGCACACCATTGCGAACTCTCCAACGCTGACATCAAACAAGCCGTGAGTAAAGGCGCACTTTGGTTAGAACGTACAGGTCGTGTTAAACGGCTAAGGCGCATGAAGCCGGTCTTGCGGGCTCAAGACACTCTGCACTTTTATTACAATAGCGACGTACTCGCCCAAACTGTTACGCCAGCAGTACTCATTGAAGACTTTAAAGAGTACAGCCTTTGGTACAAACCCTACGGCGTGCTCTCACAAGGCAGTAAATGGAGCGATCATTGCACTATTCATCGTTTTGTAGAGCAGTATTTTGACCACCAGCGTAGTTGCTTTATTGTGCACCGATTAGACCGAGCTGCATCCGGCCTCATTATTATTGCGCATAGCAAAAACGCCACGCGAGCCTTTGGTAAGCTATTCGAGCAGCACGACTTATTAAAACGCTATAGTATCGCAGTATTTGGCAATGCCCGCGCACTAGACTCTCTCATCGTCACACAAGAAATTGATAATAAACCTGCCAAAAGTACACTTAGCTTTGTCGAGTATGATGCCCAGCTCGATTCGTCATTGGTGTGCGTAGATATTGATACTGGCCGCAAGCATCAAATTAGAAAACATGCCGCGTTTGCTGGTTTTCCAGTTATTGGCGATCGACTACACGGTATTGAAGCGCAGACTTCAGAACATCAAGCCATCTCGCCCCTTCATCGCCAATTACAATATCAAAACAACCTACAATTGTGCGCTGTTGAGCTTGCCTTCATATGCCCTATAACCGGCATTCCTCGCCATATTAAATTGCCTGCAGCACACTCCATTTCACTCGCGAAGATATCGTCATAA
- a CDS encoding YhgN family NAAT transporter, with translation METLSAAVMLFLIMDPLGNLPVFMSIMKQVDPKRRRKVLIRELLIALGIMLVFLYTGSSILSFLHLKQEAVSIAGGIILFLIAIRMIFPQPGGVIGLEPGEEPLIVPMAIPLVAGPSILAALLLLANQEPTRMVDWTIALFTAWLPTTVILLFSQSFHRWLGERGLVAMERLMGMILVMLSVQMFLDGIADYLSASLH, from the coding sequence ATGGAAACATTATCAGCAGCGGTCATGCTGTTTTTGATTATGGATCCGCTCGGGAATTTGCCTGTATTCATGTCAATCATGAAACAAGTCGATCCTAAACGTCGACGCAAGGTTTTGATTCGAGAATTACTCATTGCGTTGGGCATTATGTTGGTATTTCTCTATACCGGCTCAAGCATTTTATCGTTTCTGCACCTCAAACAAGAAGCCGTAAGCATCGCTGGTGGCATTATTTTATTCTTAATTGCGATTCGTATGATTTTTCCGCAGCCAGGAGGCGTCATTGGCTTAGAGCCCGGCGAAGAGCCACTCATTGTTCCAATGGCCATCCCGCTCGTGGCTGGGCCATCTATTTTGGCGGCACTACTGCTATTAGCAAATCAAGAACCGACACGCATGGTTGATTGGACCATTGCTCTATTCACTGCTTGGTTACCCACAACGGTCATTTTACTATTTTCACAAAGCTTCCACCGTTGGCTCGGTGAGCGAGGCTTAGTCGCCATGGAGCGTTTAATGGGCATGATCCTCGTGATGCTCAGTGTGCAAATGTTTCTAGATGGTATTGCCGACTACCTTTCAGCGAGTTTGCACTAG